CGTGCCGGGTCGGGCCCGAGGGTGAGGCCCGCGGCGTTGCTGATCATGTCGTCCGGGGCGGTGCCGAGCCAGACGTGCGCCGGGTCGATGTGCAGCTTCTCCGCGCGGTCCGTTCCCATGCCGGGGCTGGCGACCCCGATGATGTCGTCGGCACGGAGGCCGTCGCCGCCCCGGGCCGCGATGCCGACGGCGGTGGTGCCGTAACTGTGACCGATGACGGTCAGGTGACCGTGCCGGTCGCCCTGGGCGGTGCGCACGCCCTCGGTGAAGCGCCGCATGTCGGCGGCGCCCTGCTCGGCCCGGTCGGTGGTCGCCATGCTGGCGTCGAGCTCCGGTGCGTCATAGCCCAGCCAGGAGATCACCGAGACCCGGCTGCCGGGCCCCGCGGCCCGGGCGGCCTCGGTGCGGAGCGCGGCGGCACGGTCGATCTGTCCGGGCATGCCCGCCAGCGTCGTGCCGGTGCCGGGCACCAGGACGGCGGTGTGGTCCGCCGTGTCCGGGTCCCCGGTGGCGACCACGGCCCGACCGTCCCCCGCGGGTCCAGCGCCAGGAGGTAGAGCTGCCGGTCCTCCGGGTCGCCGTCCGCGCCGTCCAGGCGGTCCTTGAGCGCGCGCAGCGCGTTCTCCCGCCTGCTGTACTCCCCGTAGGTCGGCCCGGCGCCGTCGGGGGCGCCGACGTGGAGTGCGTCGGACTGCTGCTCCAGGAGCAGGCGGTTGGCCCGGTCGCGCACGGCGGACGGCAGCCCGTCGAGCCGGCCGATCTCCTCCGGGTGGAGGGCCGACAGGCTCTGCTGCTGGTCGGGGGTGAGCGCCGCCCACCACGCGGCTGCCTGCCGCGGGTCCGTGTTCTCCGGCACGGCGGGGGCCACCAGGCCGAGGTCCTTCGCCACGTCGGCGGCGTCCCGGGCGGATTCGGCGGCGGCGCCGAACGTCCGGGGGCGGTGAGGATGTCGGCGTCGAGGCGGCCGAGCGCCTGGGCACCCTGTTCAGCGGCCTCGCGGGCGCCGGCGACGGCCGCGTCGATGCGGCCTGCAGCTGGCTCCTGAGCAGCATGAGCGCGTCGGCTCCCGGGTCCGGGTCGTGGTGCTGGGGCGCCGACTGCGGCGGCAGCCCGACGGCACCGTCGGGGGAGACCGGCAGGCCCCATTCGTCGGCCCGCCGGAGCGCGTTGAGCAGGTTCGTCCTGGCCTGGTCCATCCGGTCGGCCACGGTTTCCAGGATGAGCGCCGCCGCCTCGGCCTCGACCCGTACAACCTCCAGGATCTGTTCGGTCCGCTCCATGGTGTGGAAGGCGCTGTCCGCGTCCCGGCCCTGCCACTGCGCGTGGCGCAGCGGGCCGTTCACCTGGTGCCGATGCCGGGTGTCCGCCGCCTCGGCCTCGCGTGAGAGCGCGCGCCAGGCCTGCGCGGCGGCGTGGACCCCCACCGGATCGAATTGCCGCAAAAGAGTGAATGTGCTGCTCATCGGGTGCCCTGCTGCGGCACCCGCGGCTGCCAGGTCTCGGCGACGGCGTCGTCGTTCCACTCGTGGCCCGCGGCGGTGGCGTCGAGGTCGGCGGCGGTGTCCGCGAGCCGTTCGGCGACTCTGGCCAGGGTCGGTGCCCATGCCTCGGCGTGCCGTGCCAGGGCGGCGCCCACCGCCCAGCCCGCCAGGTGGTCGGCGGCCGCCCGGCCGGCGGTCACGGCCGAGGTGCAGGGCCCGGTGAACTCGTCACCGATGGCCCGCGCCGCGGCCGCCGATGCCCTGAGGCCACGCGGGTCGACGCTGATCCGTCCGCTCACTGCTCCCCCTGCCGTCCGGCTGTGTCAGGTCCGGGGCAGAGCGTATACGGAGACAGTGACACTGCGTGTCCGGTGCATTGCCAGGAGTGATATTCTGCCGACGGATGGCCTGTGGCCTGCCGGGAGTCTGCGGGCCGGACGTGCCGTCAGGGGATCCTCGGTCGGGTTCCGCCGCGTGCGCCCGGGCCGGCTCCGGGGTGCGACGCGCCGGGAGTCAGGCTGCCTCGTCCGGGGTCCGTGCGGGTGCCGGGCGGGCGCGGCGGGCGTAGGCGCGCGCGGCGCGGGCGCGGTCGCCGCAGCGGACCGAGCACCACTGGCGCCTGCCGTGGGTGCGCAGCAGCAGTCGGTGGCAGGGGGCCGAGCCGCAGGCGGCGAGGCGCTCCGCGTCGGGGCCGGTGAGCAGGTCGGCGGCGTCGGCGGCGAGGACGGCCAGCGCGTGGTCGACGATCCGGTCGGCCGGGTGGGACGGCGCGCGGTGCAGCCCGTGGGTCTCGTCCCAGAGCAGGACGGCCGCCGCGGGCGCGCCGGTCAGTGCGTCGTTGACGGCGTCCAGGGCGGCGAAGGGCGGTGGCGCCGAGTCGATCCGGCTCGTGAGCAGGGCCGTGACCTGGTCGCGGAGGGTGCGCAGGCGTCCCGCGCACACCTCCTGCAGTCCGGCGTCGGCGGGGGCGAGATCGCGTGCGGCCAGCCACTGCGTCGCGTCCGCCGGGGAGGCGAGCAGGTCGAGCGTGTGGCCGCCGGGCAGGACGAGGGCGCTGTTGGCGAGGTCGAGCGCCGGGTGCTGCTCCGCCCCGGGGGCAGGGGGAAGGCGGTCTGGGCAGCGGTGCCGGTCGCGGTCTCGTGCATGCCTCTCATGGTACGGGTTGCGTTTATCCGTGATGATCAGTTAGCTTCACATCACGGGAAATACCGCCAAAAAACGTGAGGTGCACCATGGCCGACACCAGTACGACCGAGCAGCAGCCCACAGTCCGCGTCTTCGGCGGGCCCACTGCGCTCATCGAGTTCGGCGGTCTCCGATTCCTCACCGACCCGGCCTTCGACGCCCCCGGCGACTACCCCCGCGGCAACGGCCATGTCCTCACCAAGACGGCTCCCGCCGCCGTCGCCCCCGCCGCACTCGGCCCTGTCGACGTGGTCCTGCTCTCCCACGACCAGCACCCGGACAACCTCGACCACTCCGGCCGGGCGCTGCTCGCCGACGTCCCGCTCGTGCTCACCACCGTCAGCGGCGCGGGCCGCCTCGGCGGCACCGCCCGGGGCCTCGCCACCTGGGAGGCCGTCGAGCTGCCCCGCCCGGGCGGCGGCACCCTGACCGTGACCGCCGCACCGGCGCAGCACGGTCCCGAGGGCTGCGAACCGGTCACCGGGGACGTCGTCGGCTTCGTCCTCACCGCGTCCGACCTGCCCACGGTCTACGTCAGCGGCGACAACGCCTCGCTCGCCCTGGTCGAGGAGGTCGCGGAGCGGTTCGGCCCGGTGGACACCGCCGTCCTGTTCGCAGGGGCCGCCCGCACCGCGCTGTTCGACGGCGCGCTGCTCACTCTCGACAGCGCACAGGCGGCCGAGGCGGCGGCGATCCTCGGCGCGCGCCGGGTCGTCCCGGCACACTTCGACAGCTGGGCACACTTCAGCGAGGGCCGCAGCGACCTGGTGGACGCCTTCACCGCGACCGGACTGATCGATCGCCTGCAGTTCGGCTGACGGACCGTCGGTGGTGGGGCGGGTGCCCACGGCCCGGCGGCCCCCCGCTGCCCACGGCGCTCGGCGGCCCCCGATGCCCGTGGCACACCGAGAGCCGGTCCTACCACCAGTAGGCGGGGTAGGCGGGCGCCGCCCGCCGCGCCTTGGCGGTCAGCCAGCCGCCGGCCACCAGCAGCACCGCCGCACCGGCCACCGAGGCGACGAACCGTACGGGCGGCGGTCCCTGGAGCGTCGCGATGACGGCGGTGGCGCACGCGGGGGAGTGCGGTGTGCGGGCGAGCATGGTGGTGGCCAGGGCGAGCACGCCCGCCAGCGCGGCGGTCCACGGCGAGCTGCCGAGCGTCGCGTGCACGCCCAGACCGACGAGCCCGCACAGCAGGTGGCCGCCGACGACGCTCCGCGGCTGGGCGAGCGGCAGGTGCGGCACGCTGTGGACGAGGGCCGCGCTCGCCGCCAGCGGCGGGATGAGCAGCGGCTGGTGGATGACCGTGCCGACGGCCACCAGCATCAGCAGGACGGCGGCCGTGGAGCCCAGGGTGTGGGCGGCTGCCGACGGCGAGGGCCGGGCCGGGGCGCGGCTCGTCACGGGGCGGCGGAGTGCGCGGGCGGTGGCACCGGGTCGTTCGGGCGGCGCCGACGGGGTGCTCATGGTGAGCTCGGGGTTCACGTGCTGCTCGTTCGTGGGACGGGCCGGCGGGGCCGACGGGGGCGTGCAACCGGAGCGGGGCGGTCCGGCTGCGGAGGCCTCCATCAGCACGCCCTCATGATCGATGAGGGTCGACCCTGTGCGTTCGCCCAGGTCAGGGCCGCACAGTCCGACGATCACCTTAACCCGTGCCGCAGGCCGGCGGTCCTGGGCGTCCGTCCATGATGCTCCTCGTGCGGCCGGCCGCCGGCCGGTGCT
The Kitasatospora paranensis genome window above contains:
- a CDS encoding alpha/beta hydrolase — translated: MDQARTNLLNALRRADEWGLPVSPDGAVGLPPQSAPQHHDPDPGADALMLLRSQLQAASTRPSPAPARPLNRVPRRSAASTPTSSPPPDVRRRRRIRPGRRRRGEGPRPGGPRRAGEHGPAAGSRVVGGAHPRPAAEPVGPPPGGDRPARRAAVRRARPGQPPAPGAAVRRTPRRRPRRRRADLRGVQQAGERAARAQGPPGRRGRRPGGPAALPPGAGPAGDGRAVVATGDPDTADHTAVLVPGTGTTLAGMPGQIDRAAALRTEAARAAGPGSRVSVISWLGYDAPELDASMATTDRAEQGAADMRRFTEGVRTAQGDRHGHLTVIGHSYGTTAVGIAARGGDGLRADDIIGVASPGMGTDRAEKLHIDPAHVWLGTAPDDMISNAAGLTLGPDPARAEFGGRTFGVDTHGHSGYWDPDSQSLANQGRIIAGLQPAPTPAPPTAPLAPHDESAAPDHRRPRTAG
- a CDS encoding ABATE domain-containing protein; translation: MTDKRNPYHERHARDRDRHRCPDRLPPAPGAEQHPALDLANSALVLPGGHTLDLLASPADATQWLAARDLAPADAGLQEVCAGRLRTLRDQVTALLTSRIDSAPPPFAALDAVNDALTGAPAAAVLLWDETHGLHRAPSHPADRIVDHALAVLAADAADLLTGPDAERLAACGSAPCHRLLLRTHGRRQWCSVRCGDRARAARAYARRARPAPARTPDEAA
- a CDS encoding HPP family protein, producing MNPELTMSTPSAPPERPGATARALRRPVTSRAPARPSPSAAAHTLGSTAAVLLMLVAVGTVIHQPLLIPPLAASAALVHSVPHLPLAQPRSVVGGHLLCGLVGLGVHATLGSSPWTAALAGVLALATTMLARTPHSPACATAVIATLQGPPPVRFVASVAGAAVLLVAGGWLTAKARRAAPAYPAYWW
- a CDS encoding MBL fold metallo-hydrolase; amino-acid sequence: MADTSTTEQQPTVRVFGGPTALIEFGGLRFLTDPAFDAPGDYPRGNGHVLTKTAPAAVAPAALGPVDVVLLSHDQHPDNLDHSGRALLADVPLVLTTVSGAGRLGGTARGLATWEAVELPRPGGGTLTVTAAPAQHGPEGCEPVTGDVVGFVLTASDLPTVYVSGDNASLALVEEVAERFGPVDTAVLFAGAARTALFDGALLTLDSAQAAEAAAILGARRVVPAHFDSWAHFSEGRSDLVDAFTATGLIDRLQFG